One genomic region from Epinephelus fuscoguttatus linkage group LG8, E.fuscoguttatus.final_Chr_v1 encodes:
- the pomgnt2 gene encoding protein O-linked-mannose beta-1,4-N-acetylglucosaminyltransferase 2 — translation MRASVAGCRMSVGALLNGLLVSVVAALLWKYSKLSEHAALLEEELHMTRQSQELSQARIDYHVALQALQEHGTRMVCTGKMHTDRICRFDYLCYCSEAEEFVFFHSNSSVMLPNLGSRRFQPALLDLSSVEDHNTQYFNFLELPVAALKFMPKPVFVPDVTLILNRFNPDNLMHVFHDDLIPAFYTMKQYSDLDDEARLVFMEGWGEGPHFDLYRLLSSKQPLLKDQLRNFGKLMCFTKSYVGLSKMTTWYQYGFVQPQGPKANMLVSGNEIRQFARALMEKMNITRVEEVERDGGSAEDEKEKKDEYIVVFSRSTTRLILNEAELIMVLAQEFQMRVVTVSLEEQSFPSIVQVISGASVLVSMHGAQLITSLFLPRGAVVVELFPFAVNPEQYTPYKTLATLPGMDLHYISWRNTKEENTITHPDRPWEQGGIAHLEKEEQERILASKDVPRHLCCRNPEWLFRIYQDTLVDIPSFLEVLKEGMKMKSSIKKSKPASTVHPGRVREPQCQTSVQTTNEAKLTVSWQIPWNLKYLKVREVKYEVWIQEQGENTYMPYILPQQNYTFSENIKPFTTYLVWVRCIFNKNLLGPFADVLMCRT, via the coding sequence atgcgggcctCAGTGGCAGGTTGCAGGATGAGCGTGGGAGCACTCCTCAATGGGCTGCTGGTCTCCGTAGTTGCAGCTCTGCTTTGGAAGTATTCCAAGCTCAGTGAGCACGCTGCCCTGCTGGAGGAAGAGCTGCATATGACACGACAGTCCCAGGAGCTCTCACAGGCCCGCATCGACTACCATGTTGCCCTGCAGGCTCTTCAGGAACACGGCACCCGCATGGTCTGCACTGGCAAGATGCACACCGACCGTATCTGCCGCTTTGACTACCTCTGCTACTGCTCCGAGGCAGAGGAGTTTGTGTTCTTTCACTCCAATTCCTCTGTCATGTTGCCAAACCTGGGTTCAAGGCGCTTCCAACCTGCCCTGCTGGACTTGTCCTCAGTAGAGGATCACAACACTCAGTACTTCAACTTTTTAGAGCTCCCTGTTGCTGCATTAAAGTTTATGCCTAAGCCTGTGTTTGTACCAGATGTGACACTGATCCTAAATCGGTTTAATCCAGACAACCTAATGCATGTGTTTCATGATGACCTGATCCCAGCCTTCTACACTATGAAACAGTATTCAGACTTAGATGATGAGGCACGTTTAGTTTTTATGGAGGGCTGGGGTGAAGGCCCACACTTTGACCTCTACCGACTTCTCAGCAGCAAGCAGCCACTACTTAAAGATCAGCTTAGGAACTTTGGCAAGCTCATGTGTTTTACAAAATCTTATGTTGGCTTGTCCAAGATGACAACCTGGTACCAGTACGGTTTTGTTCAACCGCAGGGGCCCAAAGCCAACATGTTGGTCTCAGGAAATGAGATCCGGCAGTTTGCCAGGGCTCTGATGGAGAAAATGAACATCACaagggtggaggaggtggagagggatggagggagtgCTGAagatgagaaagagaaaaaggatgAATACATTGTTGTGTTCAGTCGTTCAACAACAAGGCTGATACTGAATGAAGCAGAGCTAATCATGGTGCTGGCACAGGAGTTCCAGATGAGAGTGGTCACAGTGTCCCTGGAAGAACAGTCTTTCCCCAGTATTGTCCAGGTGATCAGTGGTGCTTCTGTGTTAGTCAGTATGCATGGAGCTCAGCTTATCACCTCACTCTTCCTCCCCAGAGGAGCTGTTGTGGTGGAGCTATTCCCCTTTGCTGTGAACCCAGAGCAGTACACCCCATATAAAACCCTTGCCACCCTTCCAGGCATGGACCTTCACTATATCTCCTGGAGGAACACTAAGGAGGAGAACACCATCACCCACCCAGACAGACCCTGGGAACAAGGGGGCATTGCTCACCTGGAGAAGGAGGAGCAAGAGCGAATTCTAGCGAGCAAAGATGTCCCCAGGCACCTGTGCTGCCGCAACCCAGAGTGGCTCTTCCGAATCTACCAGGACACTTTGGTGGACATCCCTTCTTTCCTGGAAGTCCTTAAAGAGGGCATGAAGATGAAGTCCAGCATAAAGAAGTCAAAGCCAGCTAGCACAGTCCACCCGGGCCGCGTCAGAGAACCCCAGTGTCAAACCTCAGTACAAACCACTAACGAGGCCAAGCTCACTGTCTCCTGGCAGATTCCGTGGAATCTGAAATACCTGAAGGTGAGAGAGGTAAAGTACGAGGTGTGGATCCAGGAGCAGGGAGAGAACACCTACATGCCTTATATCCTTCCCCAGCAGAACTACACATTTTCAGAGAACATTAAGCCCTTCACCACCTACCTGGTGTGGGTCAGGTGTATTTTCAACAAGAACCTCTTGGGCCCCTTTGCAGATGTTCTTATGTGCAGGACCTAG